Proteins from one Drosophila gunungcola strain Sukarami chromosome 3R, Dgunungcola_SK_2, whole genome shotgun sequence genomic window:
- the LOC128260073 gene encoding uncharacterized protein LOC128260073 → MPRFEVTLRQGAAFVALYVLLLAALVRPQMNFNIFVDSFFLGVKYSAVMVLGYRFDTYMAVAAAPLSAATVYALSKWNEPRENPSAQKLVIMGVTSAYILVLVANVLANGIVIQQALIRFDQCPYRAWYMYGEMAMSFVKSMATDVQEVITRQHHRRPRLIYRIH, encoded by the coding sequence ATGCCCCGTTTCGAGGTGACCCTGCGCCAAGGGGCAGCCTTTGTGGCGCTGTACGTGTTGCTGTTGGCCGCTCTGGTCCGTCCGCAGATGAACTTCAACATCTTCGTGGACTCGTTCTTCCTGGGTGTGAAGTACTCGGCGGTGATGGTGCTGGGCTACCGCTTCGACACCTACATGGCCGTGGCCGCCGCTCCACTCAGTGCGGCTACAGTTTATGCCCTTTCCAAGTGGAACGAGCCGCGCGAGAATCCATCGGCCCAGAAGTTGGTCATCATGGGCGTGACATCCGCCTATATCCTCGTGCTGGTGGCCAATGTCCTGGCCAACGGCATAGTGATCCAGCAGGCCCTCATCCGCTTCGACCAGTGTCCGTATAGGGCGTGGTACATGTACGGCGAGATGGCGATGTCCTTCGTCAAGTCCATGGCGACGGACGTTCAGGAAGTGATCACCCGGCAACACCATCGTCGTCCTCGGCTGATATATCGAATCCATTAG
- the LOC128264967 gene encoding putative mediator of RNA polymerase II transcription subunit 26 — translation MYPNWLVLLHLSLVCLGVASQMFAQPLTKKQHSTGILSIEQSAGQKIEEAALQQHLQQITGSEALAPLLHELLGQTVPNWQQHHRQQQQQQQQQQQQQQQHQPKQQQLQATNQPKQPQGQDFFVYENGVGQQPQILAGFNGVNGQPEQPANQQQQLRLQLPKPIQTEQRQQYPAAKPGPKIVKAPPAAAAAAAAAAAVWAPDLKGHPPPSPATAAPASCQLCCYPSEVAAASATPTPTATPCPPTMGGHETIPLLSAMVLKATAG, via the exons ATGTATCCAAATTGGCTCGTTCTGCTCCACTTGTCGCTGGTTTGTTTGGGAGTTGCTTCGCAAATGTTTGCACAGCCGCTGACAAA GAAGCAACACAGCACCGGTATTTTGAGCATCGAACAATCGGCAGGACAGAAGATTGAGGAAGCCGCGCTGCAGCAGCATTTGCAACAAATCACGGGCAGCGAAGCGTTGGCGCCATTGTTGCACGAGTTACTAGGCCAAACTGTGCCAAATTGGCAGCAGCATCAccgccagcaacaacagcaacaacaacagcaacaacaacagcagcagcaacaccaaccaaaacaacagcaactacagGCCACAAATCAACCGAAGCAACCGCAGGGACAagacttttttgtttatgaaaacGGCGTGGGTCAACAACCTCAAATATTGGCCGGGTTCAATGGCGTCAATGGGCAACCTGAACAACCAGccaaccagcagcagcaactgcgcCTCCAACTGCCAAAGCCAATTCAGACCGAACAACGACAACAATATCCAGCAGCCAAACCAGGGCCAAAAATCGTTAAGGCGCCgccagccgcagcagcagcagcagcagcagcagcagccgttTGGGCGCCGGATCTCAAGGGCCACCCGCC ccCATCCCCGGCAACTGCAGCGCCAGCAAGTTGCCAACTCTGCTGCTATCCATCGGAAGTTGCCGCTGCAAGtgccacacccacacccactgCCACGCCTTGTCCGCCCACTATGGGCGGTCACGAGACGATCCCACTGCTCAGTGCCATGGTGCTCAAGGCGACAGctggttaa